Genomic segment of Meiothermus cerbereus DSM 11376:
GATAATATTATGCGCAACCTTCAAGCACGCTATACCCGCGACCGCCTGATCTTCATCGTGGTCATCGTCGGCACCATCCTGGCAGCCCTGCCGCTCACGCTGGTGCTGGGCTACGCATTGGTCAATGGCTTTTCTTCGCTCAACTGGGATTTTTTTACCAAGGCCCCCAAACCTCCAGGCGAACTCGGGGGTGGTATGGCCCCTGCCATCGTTGGTACGCTGCTCATCACCGGCGTGGGCTTGCTAATGGCAACCCCCTTCGGGGTTGGGGCTGGCATCTTGTTGGCTGAGTACCCCGACAACAAACTTAATCCCACCCTGCGCCTGCTTTCCGATACCCTAAACGGAATGCCAGCCATCCTGAAGGGGTTGCTGGCTTATGTGCTGGTAGTCAAGACCCAGGGCTCTTTTTCAGGCTTCTCCGGATCGCTGGCCATGGCTTTTATCATGATTCCTATCATTGCCAAAACCACCGAAAGCGTGCTCAAGCTGGTTCCCTGGAATATCCGCGAGGCGGGGCTGGCCCTGGGTTTACCCCGCTGGCGG
This window contains:
- the pstA gene encoding phosphate ABC transporter permease PstA is translated as MRNLQARYTRDRLIFIVVIVGTILAALPLTLVLGYALVNGFSSLNWDFFTKAPKPPGELGGGMAPAIVGTLLITGVGLLMATPFGVGAGILLAEYPDNKLNPTLRLLSDTLNGMPAILKGLLAYVLVVKTQGSFSGFSGSLAMAFIMIPIIAKTTESVLKLVPWNIREAGLALGLPRWRVILSLVLPAARSGVVTGLLLATARAAGEAAPLIFTAFGNSLLTFDLSKPMDALPLRLYAYAISPYEDWHRQAWAAAVVLLGLVVLTSLLARWATRGR